Within the Paracoccus everestensis genome, the region AGCCTGTCGGCGATCCTTCTGACCCACCACCACGGCGATCACGTCGATGGCGTGGCCGAGATCGTCGAGGCGACCGGCGCCATGGTGATCGGCGCGGCAGCCGATGCCCACCGCCTGCCGCCGCTGGACCTGCGCATCACGCCGGGCGAACCGCTAGAGGTTTTGGGCGAACCCGTCGCGATCATCGACGTGCCCGGCCATACCGTGGGCCATGTCGCCTTTCATTTTCCCCAGTCCGGCTTTGCCTTTACCGCCGACAGCCTGATGGCCCTTGGCTGCGGCCGCCTGTTCGAGGGGTCGGCCGCGATGATGTGGGACAGCCTGTCGCGGCTGAACGCCCTGCCCGCCGACACGCTGATCTGTTCGGGCCATGACTACTGCACCGGCAACGGGGCCTTTGCGCTGTCGGTCGATCCCGACAACCAGGCCCTGCGCGACCGGCTGGATGCCGTCCAGCGTGCCGAACAGCCATGCGCCCCCGCGACCCTGGCCGTGGAACGTGAAACGAATCCCTTTCTGCGGGTCGCGGCCCTGCGCGCGTCGCTGGGCATGGACGAGGCTCCCGACGCAGAGGTTTTCGCGCGGCTGCGCGCCATGAAGGACAGGTTCTGACGGGCAAGTGAAAACCGCAGCGCCGGGGGTCGTGCTTGAAATCCGCATCCCGGCGCATCACATCTGCCTCA harbors:
- the gloB gene encoding hydroxyacylglutathione hydrolase; translation: MPLELVTLRCRTDNYAYLLHGADGTVLIDAPEATPILRELAARDRSLSAILLTHHHGDHVDGVAEIVEATGAMVIGAAADAHRLPPLDLRITPGEPLEVLGEPVAIIDVPGHTVGHVAFHFPQSGFAFTADSLMALGCGRLFEGSAAMMWDSLSRLNALPADTLICSGHDYCTGNGAFALSVDPDNQALRDRLDAVQRAEQPCAPATLAVERETNPFLRVAALRASLGMDEAPDAEVFARLRAMKDRF